From a region of the Panicum virgatum strain AP13 chromosome 2K, P.virgatum_v5, whole genome shotgun sequence genome:
- the LOC120678467 gene encoding homeobox-leucine zipper protein HOX25-like isoform X2 yields MDSGRNMISSAVPFRAAGEDGGQVFLFGGGGGGGGGFLRGAPVVGAAGAANGWRRGKRPFQLTAAHEELQLQLELGDDDLAGFDFELHGGGAQERTKRRLTAEQVRELELSFEEEKRKLEPERKSELARRLGIAPRQVAVWFQNRRARWKAKQLEQDFDRLRAAHDELLAGRDALLADNDRLRSQVITLADKLQAKESSVPAAALQAAPYAPFEQDQLCTETATTAGAAPPAGYDTGGAGDSPESYLAGARSPPSSSEDDCGGGDGDGGAFYLPDPDTLLAAAAQEDGAQLSNWAWLWNEQQY; encoded by the exons ATGGATTCCGGCCGCAACATGATCAGCTCCGCGGTGCCattccgcgccgccggcgaagacGGCGGGCAGGTGTTtctcttcggcggcggcggcggcggcggcgggggcttcCTTCGAG GCGCGCCGGTGGTGGGGGCCGCCGGGGCGGCGAACGgctggcggcgcggcaagcGGCCGTTCCAGCTAACGGCGGCGCACGAGGAGCTGCAGCTCCAGCTCGAGCTCGGAGACGATGACCTGGCCGGCTTCGACTTCGAGCTGCACGGCGGTGGGGCGCAGGAGCGGACGAAGCGCCGGCTGACGGCGGAGCAGGTGCGGGAGCTGGAGCTGAGCTTCGAGGAGGAGAAGCGGAAGCTGGAGCCCGAGCGCAAGAGCGAGCTGGCGCGGAGGCTCGGGATCGCGCCGCGGCAGGTGGCCGTGTGGTTCCAGAACCGCCGCGCGCGCTGGAAGGCCAAGCAGCTCGAGCAGGACTTCGACCGCCTCAGGGCCGCCCACGACGAGCTCCTCGCGGGCCGCGACGCGCTCCTGGCCGACAACGATCGCCTCCGGTCACAG GTAATCACGCTGGCTGACAAGCTGCAAGCCAAGGAGTCGTCGGTGCCAGCCGCTGCTCTGCAGGCAGCACCCTACGCTCCTTTCGAACAAGATCAGCTCTGCACCGAGACCGCGAccacggccggcgcggcgccgccggcgggctaCGACACGGGGGGAGCCGGCGACAGCCCGGAGTCCTACTTGGCTGGCGCGCGCTCACCACCGTCGTCATCAGAGGACGATTGCGGTGGCGGCGATGGTGACGGCGGCGCCTTCTACCTCCCCGACCCGGACACGTTGCTCGCCGCGGCTGCCCAAGAGGACGGGGCGCAGCTCAGCAACTGGGCATGGCTGTGGAACGAGCAGCAGTATTAA
- the LOC120678467 gene encoding homeobox-leucine zipper protein HOX25-like isoform X1, with protein MDSGRNMISSAVPFRAAGEDGGQVFLFGGGGGGGGGFLRGAPVVGAAGAANGWRRGKRPFQLTAAHEELQLQLELGDDDLAGFDFELHGGGAQERTKRRLTAEQVRELELSFEEEKRKLEPERKSELARRLGIAPRQVAVWFQNRRARWKAKQLEQDFDRLRAAHDELLAGRDALLADNDRLRSQHSCQVITLADKLQAKESSVPAAALQAAPYAPFEQDQLCTETATTAGAAPPAGYDTGGAGDSPESYLAGARSPPSSSEDDCGGGDGDGGAFYLPDPDTLLAAAAQEDGAQLSNWAWLWNEQQY; from the exons ATGGATTCCGGCCGCAACATGATCAGCTCCGCGGTGCCattccgcgccgccggcgaagacGGCGGGCAGGTGTTtctcttcggcggcggcggcggcggcggcgggggcttcCTTCGAG GCGCGCCGGTGGTGGGGGCCGCCGGGGCGGCGAACGgctggcggcgcggcaagcGGCCGTTCCAGCTAACGGCGGCGCACGAGGAGCTGCAGCTCCAGCTCGAGCTCGGAGACGATGACCTGGCCGGCTTCGACTTCGAGCTGCACGGCGGTGGGGCGCAGGAGCGGACGAAGCGCCGGCTGACGGCGGAGCAGGTGCGGGAGCTGGAGCTGAGCTTCGAGGAGGAGAAGCGGAAGCTGGAGCCCGAGCGCAAGAGCGAGCTGGCGCGGAGGCTCGGGATCGCGCCGCGGCAGGTGGCCGTGTGGTTCCAGAACCGCCGCGCGCGCTGGAAGGCCAAGCAGCTCGAGCAGGACTTCGACCGCCTCAGGGCCGCCCACGACGAGCTCCTCGCGGGCCGCGACGCGCTCCTGGCCGACAACGATCGCCTCCGGTCACAG CATTCATGTCAGGTAATCACGCTGGCTGACAAGCTGCAAGCCAAGGAGTCGTCGGTGCCAGCCGCTGCTCTGCAGGCAGCACCCTACGCTCCTTTCGAACAAGATCAGCTCTGCACCGAGACCGCGAccacggccggcgcggcgccgccggcgggctaCGACACGGGGGGAGCCGGCGACAGCCCGGAGTCCTACTTGGCTGGCGCGCGCTCACCACCGTCGTCATCAGAGGACGATTGCGGTGGCGGCGATGGTGACGGCGGCGCCTTCTACCTCCCCGACCCGGACACGTTGCTCGCCGCGGCTGCCCAAGAGGACGGGGCGCAGCTCAGCAACTGGGCATGGCTGTGGAACGAGCAGCAGTATTAA
- the LOC120695327 gene encoding zinc finger MYM-type protein 1-like, whose product MDRFIIKESQVVLDNPTIDQGPAPASTVDNDIIVDGHAAETENNIAGQEAPADNTNMQTDNDGDNLNTSPIADDDDSFQPDIFDPRYRDSLDSKQVDILAKEGPKRDPLFQKGPKDRYGRRFSARFYTRILPNREHCDRDWLVYSKKLDRVFCFGCKLFTKGYRKGQLANEGFNDWIHLGIRLKEHETSADHVLNMTNWYELRSRLQKNQTIDKTAQRQLEKEKDHWRKVLFRIVGIVKFLAKHNLAFHGSNSKLYDDSNGIFLGLIEMLAEFDPVIQEHVRRITNEETQVHYLGPRIQNELIHMLAAAIKSEIIKKIKSAKYFSVILDCTPDASHQEQMSLIIRYVDVSSSRVCIEESFLGFLEVNDTTGQGLFDAIQNELKQLDLDIDNVRGQGYDNGSNMKGCNKGVKTKFLEVNPRAFYFACGCHSLNLALCDMAKNCGRAKDFFGIIQRIYTTFANSTKKWQILKDNITRWTLKSVSATRWESCVESVKAIRFQCADIREALLQVSDVENDVKTSSEAKGLANNELGEYEFIVAMVIWYEVLYAINLVSKSLQTKDMLIDVAIEKVQGQISFFKRYRETGFLEALEVAKGIAFDMDIGTTFRKKREIKRKRQFDENPDETNAASTQSAEESFRINYFLSIVDQAITSLTTRFEQYQGYQKNFGFLFTSDTLQSLDNNSLKSSCENLETVLTSDGKSDIDANELYLELKFLQDFIPRESMGPVEILKFLKRHGCFPNTTIAYRVLLTIPVTVASAEQSFSKLKLLKSYLCSTMTQERLNDLAMIALESDILEKIDYESIIENFISRNTKRMMLFK is encoded by the exons ATGGATAGGTTTATTATAAAAGAATCGCAAGTGGTCCTCGATAATCCAACTATTGATCAAGGTCCTGCACCCGCTAGTACGGTTGACAATGATATTATAGTAGATGGTCATGCAGCAGAGACTGAAAATAATATTGCGGGTCAGGAAGCTCCTGCTGATAACACAAACATGCAAACGGATAATGACGGTGATAATTTGAATACTTCTCCCATTGCAGATGATGATGATTCTTTTCAGCCTGATATATTTGATCCAAGATATAGGGATTCCCTTGATTCTAAACAAGTTGACATTTTAGCAAAAGAAGGCCCTAAAAGAGACCCATTATTTCAAAAAGGTCCTAAGGATAGGTATGGGAGAAGGTTTTCTGCACGTTTCTATACAAGAATTCTTCCAAATAGAGAGCATTGTGATAGGGATTGGCTTGTCTATTCTAAGAAACTCGATAGAGTATTTTGCTTTGGTTGTAAATTATTTACAAAAGGGTACCGTAAAGGCCAGTTAGCAAATGAGGGGTTCAATGATTGGATACATCTTGGTATTAGACTTAAGGAGCATGAGACAAGTGCAGATCATGTTTTGAATATGACCAATTGGTATGAGTTGCGTAGTAGATTGCAAAAGAATCAAACTATTGATAAAACTGCTCAGCGGcaacttgagaaagaaaaggaccATTGGAGAAAAGTTTTGTTCAGAATTGTTGGCATTGTAAAATTTCTTGCCAAGCATAATCTAGCATTTCATGGTAGTAACAGTAAACTGTACGATGATAGCAATGGGATTTTTTTGGGTTTGATAGAGATGTTGGCTGAATTTGACCCAGTTATTCAAGAGCATGTTCGTCGTATTACAAATGAAGAAACTCAGGTTCATTATCTTGGTCCTAGGATTCAAAATGAGTTGATACACATGCTTGCTGCTGCTATTAAGTCTGAAATTATTAAGAAAATAAAGAGTGCAAAGTACTTCTCTGTCATACTTGATTGTACCCCTGATGCAAGCCACCAAGAACAAATGTCTTTAATTATAAGATATGTGGATGTATCTTCAAGTCGTGTTTGCATTGAAGAATCTTTTCTAGGATTCTTAGAAGTAAATGATACGACTGGACAAGGACTTTTTGATGCAATACAGAATGAGCTAAAGCAACTTGATCTTGATATAGATAATGTGAGAGGACAAGGCTATGATAATGGATCAAATATGAAAGGATGCAATAAAGGGGTAAAAACAAAATTCTTGGAGGTAAATCCAAGAGCTTTCTATTTTGCTTGTGGTTGTCATAGCCTTAATCTAGCACTTTGTGACATGGCCAAGAATTGTGGTAGAGCTAAAGATTTTTTTGGGATCATCCAGCGCATCTACACAACCTTTGCTAATTCTACTAAGAAATGGCAAATTCTAAAAGATAACATAACAAGATGGACTCTCAAATCAGTATCAGCTACACGTTGGGAGAGTTGTGTTGAAAGTGTTAAAGCTATTAGATTTCAGTGTGCAGACATTCGAGAAGCTCTACTTCAA GTATCTGATGTTGAGAATGATGTGAAAACAAGCAGTGAGGCTAAAGGTTTAGCAAATAATGAACTTGGGGAGTATGAATTTATAGTGGCAATGGTCATTTGGTATGAAGTATTATATGCTATTAATTTAGTAAGCAAAAGTTTACAAACAAAGGATATGCTTATAGATGTTGCTATCGAGAAAGTGCAAGGGCAAATTTCTTTCTTCAAAAGGTACAGAGAAACAGGTTTCTTAGAGGCACTGGAGGTAGCTAAAGGAATTGCCTTTGACATGGATATTGGTACAACCTTTCGTAAGAAACGTGAAATTAAAAGAAAGAGGCAATTTGATGAGAACCCAGATGAAACAAATGCAGCTTCCACTCAGTCTGCAGAGGAATCATTTAGAATCAACTATTTTCTATCCATTGTTGATCAAGCTATTACCTCCCTTACAACAAGATTTGAACAATATCAGGGGTATCAGAAAAATTTTGGCTTCCTATTTACTTCTGACACATTGCAGTCATTGGATAACAATAGTTTGAAATCTTCTTGTGAAAATCTTGAGACTGTCCTTACAAGTGATGGAAAATCTGATATTGATGCTAATGAACTGTATTTGGAGTTAAAGTTTCTTCAAGATTTCATTCCTAGAGAAAGTATGGGCCCTGTTGAAATTTTGAAGTTTTTGAAGCGACATGGTTGCTTTCCCAATACAACTATCGCTTATAGAGTTCTATTGACCATTCCTGTGACTGTTGCATCAGCAGAACAAAGCTTTTCAAAATTGAAGCTACTGAAGTCTTACTTGTGTTCTACAATGACGCAAGAAAGGCTTAATGATTTGGCCATGATAGCACTTGAGAGTGATATATTGGAAAAGATTGATTATGAGTCTATCATTGAAAATTTCATTTCAAGAAATACGAAAAGAATGATGCTATTCAAGTAA